In a single window of the Magnolia sinica isolate HGM2019 chromosome 7, MsV1, whole genome shotgun sequence genome:
- the LOC131251136 gene encoding large ribosomal subunit protein bL34c: MALSVVAALSTRVPPSASLSLLTSRRTSSVHSIRSPAPGGPHHTSSFISPSTSLSFPSSFSGLSLRVDFNYSIVVKERRHVLQVRAGKAALCLTKRSRSRKSLARTHGFRRRMRTTGGRAVLRRRRAKGRKILCTKTNPNSGKRG, encoded by the exons atggcgTTGTCTGTGGTAGCAGCTCTCTCAACAAGGGTTCCCCCTTCAGCTTCCTTATCTCTGCTTACCAGCAGAAGAACAAGCTCCGTTCATTCCATCAGGTCCCCAGcccctggtgggccccaccacacctCCTCCTTCATCTCCCCCTCCACgtctctttctttcccttcttctttCTCAG GTTTGTCGTTGAGGGTTGATTTCAATTACAGCATAGTGGTAAAGGAGAGGCGCCATGTCCTCCAGGTGAGAGCTGGGAAGGCTGCTCTATGCCTTACAAAAAGGTCTCGGTCTCGGAAGTCACTAGCTCGAACTCATGGTTTTCGTAGGCGAATGAGAACGACTGGTGGGAGGGCAGTGTTGAGGCGGAGGAGGGCCAAGGGACGGAAAATTCTCTGCACGAAGACGAACCCGAACAGTGGGAAACGGGGCTGA